A stretch of the Plasmodium berghei ANKA genome assembly, chromosome: 10 genome encodes the following:
- a CDS encoding Hsp70/Hsp90 organizing protein, putative, with the protein MINKEEAQRFKELGNKCFQEGKFEDSVKYFSDAIKNDPSDHVLYSNLSGAYSSLGRFYEALESANKCINIKNDWPKGYIRKACAEHGLRQLDNSEKTYLEGLKLDPNNKSLKDGLEKVRKDKEMENMEYINHINNIINNDARLKSYKEENSNYPTELLNTIKAINANPMNIRFILSSCNPKISEGVEKFFGIKFNDEASYEAERERQRKKEEEEKKEKERKMKEEEKKKNRTPEEILGEEHKLKGNDFYKQKKFEEALKEYDEAIKVNPNDIMYYYNKAAVYLEMKSYEKCIETCIYAIENRYNFKAEFSQVAKVYNRLAIGYINIKNYDKAIEAYRKSLVEDNNRATRNALKELERKKEKEEREAYIDPVKAEEHKNKGNEFFKNNDFPNAKKEYDEAIRRNPNDAKLYSNRAAALTKLIEYPSALEDVMKAIELDPKFVKAYSRKGNLHFFMKDYYKAIQAYNKGLELDPNNKECIEGYQRCVYKIDEMSKSEKVDEEQIKKSMADPEIQQIISDPQFQIILQKINENPNSISEYIKDPKIFNGLQKLIAAGILTVR; encoded by the coding sequence ATGATAAACAAAGAAGAAGCTCAAAGATTTAAGGAATTAGGAAACAAATGTTTCCAAGAAGGGAAATTTGAAGATTCagtcaaatatttttctgaTGCTATTAAAAATGACCCTTCTGATCATGTTCtttattcaaatttatCGGGTGCCTATTCAAGTTTAGGAAGATTTTACGAAGCGTTAGAAAGTGCtaataaatgtattaatataaaaaatgattggCCTAAAGGATATATTAGAAAAGCATGCGCTGAGCATGGTTTAAGACAACTAGATAATTCTGAAAAAACTTATTTGGAAGGATTGAAATTAGAtccaaataataaatcattAAAAGATGGATTAGAAAAAGTAAGAAAAGATAAggaaatggaaaatatggaatatattaatcatataaataatattataaataatgatgcCAGATTAAAATCatataaagaagaaaattcAAATTACCCTACCgaattattaaatacaaTTAAAGCTATAAATGCAAATCCAATGAATATTCGTTTTATTCTTTCTTCTTGCAATCCTAAAATAAGTGAAGGTGTTGAAAAATTTTTtggaataaaatttaatgatgAAGCATCTTATGAAGCAGAAAGAGAAAGgcaaagaaaaaaagaagaagaagaaaaaaaagaaaaagaaagaaaaatgaaagaagaagaaaaaaaaaaaaatagaacaCCCGAAGAAATACTTGGTGAAGAACATAAATTAAAAGGTAatgatttttataaacaaaaaaaatttgagGAAGCATTAAAAGAATATGATGAAGCTATAAAAGTGAATCCAAATGatattatgtattattataataaagcTGCTGTTTATTTAGAAATGAAATCCTATGAAAAATGTATCGAAACTTGTATTTATGCTATCGAAAAtagatataattttaaagcAGAATTTTCTCAAGTAGCTAAAGTGTATAATAGATTAGCTATTGgctatattaatataaaaaattatgacaAAGCAATAGAAGCTTATCGTAAATCATTAGTAGAAGACAATAATAGAGCAACTAGAAACGCTTTAAAAGAActagaaagaaaaaaagaaaaagaagaaagaGAAGCATATATAGATCCAGTTAAAGCAGAagaacataaaaataaaggaaaTGAATTCTTTAAAAACAATGATTTTCCAAATgcaaaaaaagaatatgatGAAGCTATTCGAAGAAATCCAAATGACgcaaaattatattcaaataGAGCTGCAGCTTTAACCAAATTAATTGAATATCCATCAGCTTTAGAGGATGTTATGAAGGCAATCGAATTGGATCCTAAATTTGTCAAAGCATATAGTAGAAAAGgaaatttacatttttttatgaaagaTTATTATAAAGCAATACAAGCATATAATAAAGGTTTAGAATTAGAtccaaataataaagaatgTATAGAAGGATATCAAAGATGTGTATACAAAATCGATGAAATGTCAAAATCAGAAAAAGTCGATGAAGagcaaattaaaaaatcaatGGCAGACCCAGAAATCCAACAAATTATCTCAGATCCACaatttcaaataattttacaaaaaataaatgaaaatccTAATTCTATTTCAgaatatattaaagatCCCAAAATTTTTAACGGATTGCAAAAATTGATAGCTGCAGGTATTTTAACAGTGCGATAA
- a CDS encoding calmodulin, putative: MADKLTEEQISEFKEAFSLFDKDGDGTITTKELGTVMRSLGQNPTEAELQDMINEIDTDGNGSIDFPEFLTLMARKMKDTDTEEELIEAFRVFDRDGDGYISADELRHVMTNLGEKLTNEEVDEMIREADIDGDGQINYEEFVKMMIAK, translated from the exons atggCAGACAAGTTAACAGAAGAACAAATTTCTGAATTCAAAGAAGCTTTCAGTTTGTTTGATAAAGATGGAGATGGAA CCATAACAACAAAGGAACTAGGTACTGTCATGCGATCGTTGGGACAAAACCCAACCGAAGCAGAACTACAAGATATGATAAATGAAATTGACACAGATGGGAATGGATCAATTGATTTCCCAGAATTTTTAACTTTAATGGcaagaaaaatgaaagatACAGATACAGAAGAAGAATTAATTGAAGCATTTAGAGTATTTGATAGGGATGGTGATGGATATATCAGTGCTGATGAATTAAGACACGTTATGACAAACCTAGGGGAAAAACTCACAAATGAAGAAGTTGATGAAATGATAAGAGAAGCTGACATAGATGGAGATGGACAAATTAATTATGAGGAGTTTGTTAAAATGATGATAgctaaataa
- a CDS encoding queuine tRNA-ribosyltransferase, putative: MDENNKYRVNKIFDLETPTTTILTNDMLPEFINLELLRKIEEIFILNCPLSEIYNNLNVYEKAKEHYLKNNIKGKNSYLHNFCDFKNSYRYMNIRNVLANNFNLNINKFITLKDSNSNSTFSIDDFIKCIEIFEPNILCIPTEEIKINEQVGKKKKIRIVTIMNDFLEKIKIIKEKNNGNDGALCILSVPSTININNAIKETIDKYDSIINGYLLSGIGYDESNQVRTSYIKDILEVIPENKLKFIQLSNGNPIEILHSIYYGIDIIESNFPYYLARNGKAITMDINLKDINYEQSKSFDINLINFEDKKINDTFIIDLNDSKYALDYSIISNNSPRKETKSYIHHLLKCKELTANVIISYHNLYIYKLFFQEIKSQIKNNTFLTYINTFIQHHKLYM, encoded by the coding sequence atggatgaaaataataaatatcgagtaaataaaatattcgaTTTGGAAACCCCAACCACTACTATATTAACAAATGATATGCTACCAGAATTCATAAATCTAGAATTGCTGAGGAAAATAGAggaaatttttattttaaattgcCCGCTAtctgaaatatataataatttaaatgtttATGAAAAAGCCAAAGaacattatttaaaaaataatataaaaggaaaaaatagttaCTTACATAACTTTTGCGATTTTAAGAATAGTTATagatatatgaatatacgAAATGTTTTagcaaataattttaatttaaatattaacaaatttataacATTAAAAGATAGTAATAGTAATTCAACTTTTTCAATTGatgattttataaaatgtattgaaatttttgaaccaaatattttatgtattccaactgaagaaataaaaataaatgagcAAGTaggcaaaaaaaaaaaaatcagaATTGTAACCATAATGAATgattttttagaaaaaataaaaataataaaggaaaaaaataatggtAATGATGGGGctttatgtattttatcAGTCCCATCtactattaatataaataatgcaATAAAAGAAACGATAGATAAATATGATTCGATTATTAATGGCTATTTGTTGAGTGGTATAGGTTATGATGAATCAAACCAAGTGAGAACTAGCTATATTAAAGATATATTAGAAGTAATTccagaaaataaattaaaatttatacaatTATCGAATGGAAATCCAATTGAAATTTTACACAGTATATATTATGGAATAGATATTATAGAATCAAATTTCCCTTATTATTTAGCAAGGAATGGAAAAGCTATAACTATggatataaatttaaaagatataaattatgaacaaTCTAAATCGTTTGATATTAATCTTATTAATTTTgaagacaaaaaaataaatgatactTTTATTATAGATTTAAATGATTCAAAATATGCATTAGATTATTCtattatatcaaataattcACCAAGAAAAGAAACtaaatcatatatacatCACTTATTAAAATGCAAAGAATTAACAGCTAATGTAATTATATCATATCATaatctttatatatataaattgttttttcaagaaattaaatcacaaataaaaaataatacatttttgaCTTACATTAACACATTCATACAACACCATAAACTGTATATGTAA
- a CDS encoding CCR4-associated factor 16, putative: MDSIIINNLTYNYYHPLRKTRIQALSDLNLVFEKGMRILVCGKNGAGKSTLLSILAGKKLVKEESVSVFNKPVFHDLSLNDRIGYVGEWWNDEYAMNITIKSMFAQYADSKRYKKLMKLFDIDDSKVISGISKGQKKKVQIVSTIIKRKDIYIFDEAAESLDLISRKVLLDFLKNESIKYKCIIIYSTHIFDCMDKWSTHVLYLAKGSISFFSDINSIVSDNKYISMADFVFDNMMDETNKNDKTYNIEEILNLDSE, encoded by the exons atggatagCATCATAATTAACAACTTAacttataattattatcacCCACTACGAAAAACACGAATTCAGGCTCTAAGCGATTTAAACCTTGTATTTGAAAAGGGTATGCGAATTCTTGTTTGTGGAAAAAATGGAGCTGGAAAAAGTACCTTATTAAGCATTTTAGCTGGAAAAAag ctTGTAAAAGAGGAATCTGTTTCAGTTTTTAATAAACCAGTTTTCCACGACCTTTCATTAAACGATAGAATAGGATATGTTGGAGAATGGTGGAATGAtg aaTATGCCATGAACATCACAATTAAAAGCATGTTTGCTCAATATGCTGATTCGAagagatataaaaaattaatgaaattgTTTGACATAGATGATAGTAAAGTTATATCTGGTATTTCTAAGGgacagaaaaaaaaagttcaAATTGTATCTACtataattaaaagaaaagatatttatatttttgatgaAGCAGCAGAATCCTTAGATTTAATATCTAGAAAAGTTTTACTCGA ttttttgaaaaatgaaTCTATTAAATACAAGtgtattataatttattcaaCTCACATATTTGATTGTATGGACAAATGGTCTACccatgttttatatttggcAAAAGGGTcaatatcttttttttcagataTAAACAGTATTGTAAG TGATAACAAATACATTTCAATGGCTGATTTTGTTTTTGACAATATGATGGATGAGACAaacaaaaatgataaaactTACAATATTGAAG aaatTTTGAATCTAGATTCTGAATAG